Proteins co-encoded in one Neofelis nebulosa isolate mNeoNeb1 chromosome 2, mNeoNeb1.pri, whole genome shotgun sequence genomic window:
- the EBNA1BP2 gene encoding probable rRNA-processing protein EBP2, producing the protein MDTPPLSGSDSDSDDSLVTDRELQDAFSRGLLKPGLNVVLEGPKKAVNDVSGLKQCLAEFKRDLEWVERLDVTLGPVPEISGPQSTPQNKDQKAFDPEDDFQREMSFYRQAQAAVLSVLPRLHQLKVPTKRPTDYFAEMAKSDQQMQKIRQKLQAKQAAMEKSEKAKQLRALRKYGKKVQTEVLQKRQREKTHMMNAIKKYQKGFSDKLDFLEGDQKAAARKTKEGAKGQQMKKGPNAKRRYKNQKFGFGGKKKGSKWNTRESYDDVSSFRAKTAHGKGLKRPGKKGSNKRPGKRTREKMKSRTR; encoded by the exons ATGGACACCCCCCCGCTGTCAGGTTCGGACTCGGATTCTGATGATTCTCTGGTCACCGACAGGGAG TTGCAGGATGCGTTTTCCAGAGGGCTCCTGAAGCCAGGCCTCAATGTGGTGCTAGAGGGGCCGAAGAAAGCTGTGAACGACGTG AGTGGCCTGAAGCAGTGTTTGGCTGAATTCAAGCGGGATCTGGAATGGGTTGAAAGGCTTGATGTGACCCTGGGTCCCGTGCCGGAAATCAGTGGACCTCAGTCAACCCCTCAGAACAAGGATCAGAAAGCCTTTGATCCGGAAGATGACTTCCAGCGGGAGATgagttt CTACCGGCAAGCCCAGGCTGCTGTGCTTTCCGTATTACCCCGGCTGCATCAGCTCAAAGTCCCTACCAAGAGGCCCACTGACTATTTTGCAGAGATGGCCAAGTCTGATCAGCAGATGCAGAAG ATTCGGCAGAAGCTGCAGGCTAAACAGGCCGCCATGGAAAAGTCTGAAAAGGCTAAGCAACTGCGAGCGCTTAGGAAATACGGGAAGAAG GTGCAAACAGAGGTTCTTCAGAAGAGGCAGCGAGAGAAAACACATATGATGAACGCCATTAAGAAATATCAGAAAG GCTTTTCTGATAAACTGGATTTCCTTGAGGGGGATCAGAAAGCTGCTGCACGGAAAACAAAGGAAGGAGCCAAAGGCCAACAGATGAAGAAGGG GCCCAATGCTAAGCGACGCTATAAAAACCAGAAGTTTGGTTTTGGTGGAAAGAAGAAAGGCTCCAAGTGGAACACTCGTGAGAGCTACGATGATGTATCCAGCTTCCGGGCCAAGACAGCTCATGGCAAGGGCCTGAAGAGGCCTGGAAAGAAAGGATCAAAT AAGAGACCTGGAAAAcgaacaagagagaaaatgaagagcagAACACGCTAA